The region GCCATAGTTGGTCGTGATTTGAGAGATCAGACTCAATTCCTGGACGCCTTGAGCTGCAAGCTGTTCTGCTTCCGCCACAATTGATTCAATAGACCGAGACCGCTGCTTGCCGCGCAGGTGAGGAATAATGCAAAATGCGCAGCTATAGTCGCAGCCTTCAGCAATCCGTAGGTAGGCCATCCCTTCGGTGGTCGTGCGATAGCGGGGGACTGTTTCGTCCGCAATATAGGTTGGCTCAGGCGTGACTTCCGTAACGCGATTCCCCTGTTCAACCTGTTCAATTACATCCACAATTTTGTGATAGTCGCCCGTTCCCACTAGGGCCACGGCTTCGGGCAATTCTTCAAGCAATTCTTCTTGAAAGTGCTGAGCCATACAGCCCGTGATCACAATTTTCTTATCGGCCTCGGCCAGTTCCACTAAGGTGCGGACCGATTCTTGCCGCGCTTCTTGAATGAAGCTGCAGGTATTGACGATCACGTAGTCAGCCATAGCTTCATCGCTATCAACGCCATAGCCTGCCTCCACTAGAAGCCCCAGCATATGCTCGGTATCAACGCGATTTTTTTCACAGCCCAGATGGGTAACTGCAATCGTAGATTTATCGGCCATAGAAATTAAGACAAAGCTTTGAAGTTTCCCTAGGTCATCCTAGCCTATTGAAGTCGGACAGATTTCCAGACCCCAGATTGGCCAGAAGGTGATGATTTATGCACCCATAAGATATCTTCAATGATTAATCCAGTATCCTTTACCCCATAAGCGTCACGAGCATTTCTCTATCAATTTCATCACCAACATTTTGGCTCTCAGATATCTTCACAAGTTCCTCAAGGTTCTAGCTTAGGGTGCTGTTAGTGTCAGGCGGATAACTCTGAAAACGCTAGCGCAGAGTCCCTAACCTTTGTTCAGACACCTACGGGGTAAACATTAAAGTCGTTCAACTTTGCAATTAAATCTTTCAACTCAGCATCTATTGCGAACAAGGAACTGGGGTCCGAGGCCGTTTTATAGCTTGCTGTGATGGTTCGTAATCAACCCCACCTGTCAGAGAAAGAAACCAGCACACCATCACGGAACGAAGCAAAATCGATGTCTACTAAGCAGATATTAGTGATCGATAACGAATGCTATATCCAGGAAATTATCCAAATTGCCCTCGAAACAATTAGCGGATGGCAGGTGTTCACAGCCGGTTCTGGACGCGAGGGACTAGCAATGGCGGAGCAAAGCCAACCCGATGCAATCCTGCTGGACGTAATGATGCCCGACATGGATGGCCTGACCACCTTTGCCAAACTACAGGAGAACAATAAAACTCAAGCCATTCCCGTCATTCTATTGACTGCTAAGGTACAGGCAGCCGATCAACAACGGTATCGAGACCTGGGTGTAAAAGCGACTCTATCCAAGCCCTTCGACCCCCTGCAGCTACCCACTCAGATCTCAGATGTACTAGGTTGGGCCACATAAAACTATTTGCTATTGAAGTGTTCCTACTTCTTATTTGCTTTTCAAAGCAGTGTCTTTGTGCAGACTAGAATAAGCCTCAACAACTCGTTCTAGCAGCCTAATCGACGGTGCATGACGCCAAGAGAATCGACAACTTTCACAAACCTGCATCCGATTGCTACAAATGATCTGACTGGGAGCATCCCACTTCGGTATCTGACGATTAAAATCGCAGCTAGAAAAACCAAAATTGCCTGCGCAGGTTAAAGACAATGCGTGAGTCCGCGTAGGCGGCTCCCTTCTATGTAGTCGCGATTTCAATCGCCCGGCGTTTCTGCAAAAATGGGGTGCTCTCCATCTGACTTACATGCATAATACGGCTGATCCGTTGCTAGAGAATGACTCATAAAATGTAGAACCTAAGTCAAGAGGAGCTGCTGTCGAAGAGTATTGCCAGGATAGTGACAACCCTGTAGAAGGGGTTCATGAAGACATTTTTTTTGACGG is a window of Acaryochloris thomasi RCC1774 DNA encoding:
- a CDS encoding response regulator — protein: MSTKQILVIDNECYIQEIIQIALETISGWQVFTAGSGREGLAMAEQSQPDAILLDVMMPDMDGLTTFAKLQENNKTQAIPVILLTAKVQAADQQRYRDLGVKATLSKPFDPLQLPTQISDVLGWAT